One window from the genome of Elaeis guineensis isolate ETL-2024a chromosome 5, EG11, whole genome shotgun sequence encodes:
- the LOC105045617 gene encoding probable xyloglucan 6-xylosyltransferase 1 — protein sequence MLVRCLGERRVRQIQRALQRGKLTLLCLFLTVIVLRGTIGAGKFGTPEQDFNEIRHHLLSHRSLPHRALVEQQADHTSSSSATAGATKPFIADEGGDDPPQDPNIPYTLGPKISDWDEQRAAWLRRHPESPNFWGPNKPRVLLVTGSSPKPCENPVGDHYLLKSIKNKIDYCRVHGIEIFYNLALLDAEMAGFWAKLPLIRSLLLAHPEVEFLWWMDSDAMFTDMAFELPWDRYAPFNLVMHGWNEMVYDDKNWIGLNTGSFLLRNCQWSLDLLDAWAPMGPKGKVRTEAGKVLTSFLKDRPVFEADDQSAMVYLLVTQRDRWGDKVYLESAYYLHGYWGILVDRYEEMIENYHPGLGDHRWPLVTHFVGCKPCGKFGDYPVERCLKQMDRAFNFGDNQILQMYGFTHKSLASRRVKRIRNETSNPLDVKDELGLLHPVFKAGVKLADAAVTGS from the coding sequence ATGTTGGTCCGGTGCTTGGGGGAGCGGCGGGTCCGCCAGATCCAGCGAGCCCTCCAGCGGGGGAAGCTCACCCTCCTTTGCCTCTTCCTCACCGTCATCGTCCTACGCGGTACCATCGGCGCCGGCAAATTCGGCACTCCCGAGCAGGACTTCAACGAGATCCGCCACCACCTCCTCTCCCACCGCTCCCTCCCCCACCGCGCCCTCGTCGAACAGCAAGCCGACCATACCTCATCCTCCTCTGCCACCGCGGGCGCCACCAAACCCTTCATCGCCGACGAGGGCGGCGACGATCCGCCGCAGGATCCTAACATTCCCTACACACTGGGCCCCAAGATCTCCGACTGGGACGAGCAGCGGGCAGCCTGGCTCCGCCGCCACCCGGAATCCCCCAACTTCTGGGGCCCCAACAAGCCCCGCGTCCTCCTCGTGACCGGCTCCTCCCCCAAGCCCTGCGAGAACCCCGTCGGCGACCACTACCTCCTCAAGTCCATCAAGAACAAGATCGACTACTGCCGCGTCCACGGCATCGAGATCTTCTACAACCTCGCCCTCCTCGACGCCGAGATGGCTGGCTTCTGGGCCAAGCTCCCCCTGATCCGCTCCCTCCTCCTCGCCCACCCCGAGGTCGAGTTCCTGTGGTGGATGGACTCGGATGCCATGTTCACCGACATGGCCTTCGAGCTCCCCTGGGACCGCTACGCCCCCTTCAATCTCGTTATGCACGGCTGGAACGAGATGGTCTACGACGACAAGAACTGGATCGGCCTCAACACCGGCAGCTTCCTCCTCCGAAACTGCCAGTGGTCTCTCGACCTCCTTGACGCCTGGGCTCCCATGGGCCCCAAGGGGAAGGTCCGCACCGAGGCCGGTAAGGTCCTCACCTCCTTCCTCAAGGACCGCCCCGTGTTTGAGGCTGATGACCAGTCCGCCATGGTCTACCTCCTTGTCACGCAGCGCGACCGCTGGGGCGACAAGGTCTATCTCGAGAGCGCTTACTACCTCCATGGCTACTGGGGGATCCTCGTCGACCGCTATGAGGAGATGATCGAGAATTATCACCCGGGGCTCGGGGACCACCGGTGGCCGCTTGTCACTCACTTCGTCGGCTGCAAGCCCTGTGGCAAGTTCGGGGACTACCCTGTCGAGCGCTGCCTCAAGCAGATGGACCGCGCGTTCAACTTCGGCGACAACCAGATCCTCCAGATGTACGGATTCACCCATAAATCGCTCGCCAGCCGGAGGGTGAAGAGGATCAGGAATGAGACGAGCAATCCGCTCGATGTCAAGGATGAGCTCGGGCTGCTGCACCCGGTGTTCAAAGCCGGCGTCAAGCTCGCTGATGCTGCTGTCACCGGATCTTGA